A window from Phaeocystidibacter marisrubri encodes these proteins:
- a CDS encoding GAF domain-containing sensor histidine kinase yields MISPMTDQESSRLAAVEEYEKLSRDERDALDDVANLASLICKVPISLVTFITEHEQLVRGAKGIDLESTKREVAFCANTIKSSSLFQVEDAFDDERFQHNPLVTGDPNIRFYAGFPLETSDGERLGALCVIDREPKKLTKDQVEALRILAEQVIKRLELGRTKRELQSNFDTLSNINALRTRLINVLAHDIRGPISSMRMVMDLLVDGDLSVEERVEFAQMMSDVLTQTDDLLQNILEWGKAIGFEELFNYSEVPVHDIIEDVCELTAGQAKMKKVKVKDTSDEALTVLLDVNVFRLVLRNLVANAVKYSKPNTMIEIRSFMENNALHLEVIDQGVGMTDEEMANMFAGGVQKSTKGTKGEVGTGLGLMFVKDMMSRYNGDIYVERNSSGGCTFVSIFPVP; encoded by the coding sequence ATGATATCACCAATGACCGATCAGGAAAGCAGCAGATTAGCTGCCGTAGAAGAGTATGAAAAACTCAGTAGGGATGAGCGAGATGCCTTGGATGACGTAGCCAATTTAGCTAGTCTGATTTGCAAGGTTCCGATCTCATTGGTCACCTTTATTACCGAGCATGAGCAATTGGTTCGCGGGGCTAAGGGTATTGATTTAGAAAGCACAAAGCGCGAGGTTGCGTTTTGTGCGAATACCATTAAGAGCAGTTCGCTTTTTCAGGTAGAAGACGCCTTTGACGATGAACGCTTTCAGCACAATCCACTGGTAACGGGCGATCCTAATATCCGCTTCTACGCAGGGTTCCCACTTGAAACAAGCGATGGAGAACGCTTGGGTGCCTTGTGTGTCATTGATCGAGAACCCAAAAAGCTGACGAAGGATCAGGTGGAGGCTCTTCGAATTTTGGCGGAACAAGTGATCAAGCGTCTCGAGTTGGGGCGAACCAAACGAGAACTCCAGAGTAACTTTGATACCCTATCTAACATCAATGCGCTTCGAACAAGGCTGATTAATGTGTTGGCTCATGATATTCGAGGGCCAATTTCATCCATGCGCATGGTCATGGATTTATTGGTGGATGGTGACTTATCTGTAGAGGAGCGTGTTGAGTTTGCTCAAATGATGTCGGATGTACTTACGCAAACGGACGACCTACTTCAGAACATTCTTGAATGGGGGAAGGCAATTGGGTTTGAAGAACTCTTCAATTACAGCGAAGTTCCTGTTCACGATATTATTGAAGATGTATGTGAGCTAACGGCAGGTCAAGCGAAGATGAAGAAAGTGAAAGTGAAAGACACCTCAGATGAGGCGCTTACCGTGCTGTTGGACGTGAACGTATTCCGATTGGTCCTGCGAAACTTGGTAGCGAATGCCGTAAAGTATTCCAAGCCGAATACCATGATTGAGATAAGGTCATTCATGGAAAACAACGCCCTTCATCTTGAAGTCATTGACCAAGGAGTGGGAATGACCGATGAGGAAATGGCGAACATGTTTGCTGGTGGAGTTCAGAAGAGCACTAAGGGAACCAAGGGGGAAGTAGGTACAGGATTGGGGTTGATGTTTGTTAAGGATATGATGAGTCGATACAACGGGGATATCTATGTGGAGCGCAATTCAAGCGGAGGCTGTACCTTTGTTTCGATTTTCCCAGTACCTTGA
- a CDS encoding DUF4856 domain-containing protein yields MRYTLPVLAVLTLAACSKEEDPKSKTAVPSTYSFERNGESTVSFNGQIQRQAMLGELSNAVKAGTEGTINYQDLVDMYENANNPFSDAELNASGKSLSTKTSASATHVFDQGTSINFFKTILQAAADASAAGSQASDGVAGVISNGDGSRKYLVAENGLEYAQILQKGMMGAVFMDQMVNNYLTPLKLNVDNDASAVESYTAMEHHWDEAYGYFSIVQDYNVDPSVSQSRGYWGGYLLELEESFNLASDVYLAFRTGRQAIVEKNYSVRDAQADIIAEKMEMACYIKALSYLNKGAARLNTGEAAVGFHALSEGVGFIYSLRFIASESVTAAQSDAWIATLTDGSGFWSGDIQTRIESVKTSMGNTLGLSEDIVNGTY; encoded by the coding sequence ATGCGCTACACACTCCCAGTTCTCGCTGTACTAACACTTGCAGCCTGCTCTAAGGAAGAAGATCCAAAGAGCAAAACAGCCGTTCCATCTACCTATTCTTTTGAAAGAAATGGCGAATCAACCGTAAGCTTCAATGGTCAAATCCAACGTCAAGCTATGCTCGGCGAATTGAGCAATGCGGTGAAAGCAGGAACAGAAGGCACTATCAACTACCAAGACTTGGTAGATATGTACGAGAACGCCAACAATCCGTTCTCAGATGCAGAATTGAACGCTTCTGGAAAATCACTTTCCACAAAGACTTCTGCTTCTGCTACTCATGTTTTTGATCAGGGAACTTCCATCAACTTCTTTAAGACCATTCTTCAAGCAGCCGCTGACGCAAGTGCCGCTGGTTCTCAGGCATCAGATGGTGTGGCAGGTGTGATTAGCAATGGCGATGGTTCTCGCAAATACTTAGTAGCGGAGAACGGCCTTGAATACGCACAAATTCTCCAAAAGGGAATGATGGGTGCTGTATTTATGGATCAAATGGTAAATAACTACCTCACTCCTCTTAAACTCAATGTAGACAATGATGCTTCTGCTGTAGAAAGCTACACCGCAATGGAACACCACTGGGATGAAGCCTATGGATACTTTAGCATCGTTCAAGACTACAACGTAGATCCAAGCGTATCGCAAAGTCGCGGTTATTGGGGCGGATACCTTCTCGAATTGGAAGAAAGCTTCAACTTGGCCTCTGATGTTTACTTGGCCTTCCGTACAGGTCGCCAGGCAATTGTAGAAAAGAACTATTCGGTTCGCGATGCTCAAGCTGACATCATTGCTGAAAAGATGGAAATGGCTTGTTATATCAAAGCACTGAGCTACTTAAATAAAGGTGCTGCACGACTCAACACGGGTGAAGCCGCTGTTGGTTTCCACGCTCTTTCAGAAGGTGTAGGATTCATCTACTCACTCCGCTTCATTGCCAGTGAATCAGTTACGGCAGCACAAAGTGATGCATGGATTGCAACCCTTACCGATGGAAGTGGATTCTGGTCAGGCGATATTCAAACACGTATCGAATCAGTGAAGACCTCTATGGGCAATACCTTGGGTCTTTCTGAAGACATCGTTAACGGCACATATTAA
- a CDS encoding outer membrane beta-barrel protein gives MKKILLMMAMVVAGMGLHAQEVEWGVKGGLTYNMTDLGLKSAVNTSGEVFSGERSNNGWHLGLAVRDEFTKNFYVQLDGLYNQSKFTLSGTDANGNPIQTELMQQSIQTNLTPGIKMFHFLRVQVGLNGNIWLDDAYADTFGRFELGYQLGVGVDLGPLTFDIGYNASFKDNRGDWNGIPLSQNRGELLMSVGILL, from the coding sequence ATGAAAAAGATCCTATTGATGATGGCGATGGTAGTTGCCGGGATGGGACTACACGCACAGGAAGTTGAATGGGGTGTTAAAGGAGGCCTCACTTATAATATGACCGACCTCGGATTGAAGTCGGCCGTGAATACCAGCGGTGAAGTTTTCTCCGGTGAGAGAAGCAATAACGGATGGCACTTAGGGTTAGCCGTTCGCGATGAATTCACAAAGAACTTCTACGTTCAGTTAGATGGATTGTACAATCAATCCAAGTTTACCCTTAGTGGAACTGACGCCAATGGGAACCCTATTCAAACTGAACTGATGCAACAGAGCATACAAACCAATTTGACTCCGGGTATCAAGATGTTCCACTTCTTGCGCGTACAAGTTGGATTAAACGGCAACATATGGTTAGATGATGCTTATGCCGACACCTTTGGACGTTTTGAATTGGGATATCAGTTAGGAGTAGGAGTAGATCTAGGTCCACTTACATTCGATATCGGATACAATGCATCTTTCAAAGACAACCGTGGAGATTGGAACGGAATTCCACTCTCTCAGAACAGAGGAGAACTGTTGATGTCTGTTGGTATCCTGCTATAA
- a CDS encoding cupin-like domain-containing protein produces MDKLDIRPIPVESNISPEEFKEKYLLPQRPVVLQNFTDGWSAKENWTYENLKKMAGEHPVKLYGKWLDNEPTRIEMPPVKEVPFREYLEMLERDEKSDLRIFLFNLFKHCPELLKDFSFPNFSDHFLEDFPYLFFGAAGSDVRLHYDIDLSHVFITQFGGTKRITLFEQSESKYLYKLPFTTHSAVDMSNIDYDKYPAVKYAKGYQTDLKPGETLFMPSGIWHYIQYIDGSFSLSLRALADSSIDKLKGAYNVFVVRKLDEYLNKYYGNKWSDYKLKKAMERASEILQEREDERLRTS; encoded by the coding sequence ATGGATAAACTCGATATCAGACCTATTCCGGTAGAATCGAATATTTCACCGGAAGAATTTAAGGAAAAGTACCTTCTACCTCAACGACCCGTTGTGCTCCAAAACTTTACAGACGGCTGGAGCGCCAAAGAAAACTGGACGTACGAGAACCTCAAGAAGATGGCAGGTGAGCATCCCGTGAAGCTCTACGGGAAGTGGCTCGACAATGAGCCTACGCGAATAGAAATGCCCCCTGTAAAGGAAGTTCCCTTCCGAGAGTACCTCGAGATGCTGGAACGAGATGAGAAAAGTGATCTTCGGATTTTTCTTTTCAACCTGTTTAAACATTGTCCAGAGTTGTTAAAGGACTTCTCTTTCCCCAACTTCTCTGATCACTTTTTGGAAGATTTCCCATACCTGTTCTTTGGAGCAGCAGGTAGTGATGTAAGGCTGCACTACGACATCGACCTATCTCACGTTTTCATCACCCAATTTGGAGGCACTAAACGAATCACGCTCTTTGAGCAGTCGGAATCCAAATACCTCTACAAACTTCCCTTCACTACACACAGTGCGGTAGATATGTCGAATATCGATTACGATAAATACCCTGCTGTAAAGTATGCAAAAGGTTATCAAACGGACTTGAAGCCAGGGGAAACCCTCTTTATGCCTAGCGGAATTTGGCATTACATTCAATACATCGACGGTAGTTTTTCACTGAGCCTGAGAGCCCTTGCTGACTCAAGCATCGACAAACTAAAAGGTGCTTACAACGTTTTTGTAGTTCGCAAGCTTGATGAATACCTCAACAAGTACTATGGAAATAAGTGGAGTGACTACAAGCTGAAGAAGGCGATGGAAAGAGCAAGTGAGATTCTTCAAGAACGAGAAGACGAGCGATTGAGAACCTCGTAA
- a CDS encoding lysophospholipid acyltransferase family protein, whose product MIAYFFFRIFDAFLIILPWRGVYAVADFAYFVLFRVIKYRVDLVKENFRLCFPEKDDEWVNQMTKTYYRYLADIFIESIKAMHIPIEDLKKRFVSTSNSILYEEPYASKNVIIMGSHYGNWEFMTRCMPSIMPHEVAGVYRPLSNTRIEAYMAKHRSKDGMWLVPTQVAKPAFVEDRGHPVAYTLLADQNPSNPKSSFWISFLNRETGFTPGGEVYAKRYDYPIVIMFLKRVKRGYYSVHFEALEPNPSEIEFGEVMRKYAALLEDWIREDPPYWLWSHRRWKHKRPADFNLMPPIRK is encoded by the coding sequence ATGATTGCCTATTTCTTCTTCCGAATTTTTGATGCTTTCCTGATTATTCTGCCATGGCGTGGTGTGTATGCCGTAGCGGATTTTGCCTATTTCGTCTTGTTCCGAGTGATCAAGTACCGGGTGGATTTAGTGAAGGAGAATTTTCGCCTCTGCTTTCCTGAGAAGGATGACGAATGGGTGAATCAAATGACCAAAACATACTATCGCTATCTCGCGGATATCTTCATTGAGTCGATTAAAGCGATGCATATCCCCATTGAAGATCTGAAAAAGCGCTTTGTTTCTACCTCAAATTCCATCTTATACGAAGAGCCTTACGCTTCCAAGAATGTGATTATCATGGGAAGTCATTATGGAAATTGGGAGTTCATGACGCGTTGTATGCCGAGTATAATGCCTCATGAAGTGGCTGGGGTATATCGTCCTCTCTCGAATACGCGCATTGAAGCCTATATGGCGAAGCATAGAAGTAAGGATGGAATGTGGTTGGTGCCAACACAAGTTGCTAAGCCCGCTTTTGTTGAAGACAGAGGACATCCCGTTGCCTATACCCTATTGGCCGATCAGAACCCTTCCAATCCCAAAAGTTCATTTTGGATTTCATTCTTGAACAGAGAAACGGGATTCACGCCAGGAGGCGAAGTATACGCCAAGCGGTATGATTATCCCATCGTGATCATGTTCTTGAAACGAGTGAAGCGCGGATATTACTCGGTTCACTTTGAAGCCCTAGAGCCTAATCCGTCTGAAATTGAATTTGGAGAGGTGATGCGCAAGTATGCAGCGCTTCTTGAAGATTGGATCCGAGAAGATCCCCCTTACTGGCTGTGGTCCCACCGCCGATGGAAGCACAAGCGACCAGCAGATTTTAACCTCATGCCTCCTATTCGAAAATAA
- a CDS encoding imelysin family protein, with the protein MRISRIILLSIGLALFTACGKDGGQSNPDNFDRSAVIENTVDHLILPSYGDLIDEMMALESAFSTYKDETTASNKDALKTAWLNAYLAWQDAALWNFGPAESQGLMTAMNIYPTDTAQIVSNINGTYDLNSIAQIDAQGFPALEYMLFGNFDLTQANALLYFEAVVMRMKDKALNTANQWASVKNDFINSTGTDQGSALGQLFNSTFLPYLEVHQREAKFGIPGGQRTGQPDPSKVECRYARVYSKQLALRAFQAYRRAWLGMSHTDHNAGPSVMDYVAYMDNRNGTSLETKLQDQLDGIELAIDGLDDDFYVIAQSNPQLLNDVWAQYQLMVFTIKTEISSALNVTISYVDSDGD; encoded by the coding sequence ATGCGAATTTCACGAATCATTCTCCTTTCAATTGGCCTTGCTCTTTTCACTGCTTGTGGAAAAGATGGTGGACAATCGAACCCCGACAACTTTGATCGTTCAGCAGTGATTGAAAACACGGTGGACCATCTCATCTTGCCTTCCTATGGAGATTTGATAGATGAAATGATGGCGCTTGAAAGTGCCTTTTCTACGTATAAAGATGAAACCACAGCGTCCAACAAGGATGCCTTGAAAACCGCTTGGCTCAATGCCTACCTCGCTTGGCAAGACGCCGCACTTTGGAATTTTGGTCCGGCGGAATCTCAAGGTCTCATGACGGCCATGAACATCTACCCGACTGATACCGCACAAATTGTGAGCAATATCAACGGAACATACGATCTCAACAGTATTGCACAAATTGATGCTCAAGGTTTTCCCGCTTTGGAGTACATGTTGTTTGGCAACTTCGACCTAACGCAAGCAAATGCCCTTCTCTATTTTGAAGCGGTGGTTATGAGAATGAAGGATAAAGCTCTCAACACCGCCAACCAATGGGCATCGGTTAAGAATGATTTTATCAACTCTACAGGAACCGATCAAGGCTCTGCATTGGGTCAGCTTTTTAACAGCACATTCTTACCTTATTTAGAAGTTCACCAACGCGAAGCCAAGTTTGGCATTCCAGGCGGACAAAGAACGGGACAACCCGACCCTTCAAAAGTGGAGTGTAGATATGCTCGAGTGTACAGCAAGCAACTAGCGCTGAGAGCTTTCCAAGCTTATCGAAGAGCTTGGTTAGGCATGTCTCATACCGATCATAACGCTGGACCTTCGGTAATGGATTACGTGGCCTACATGGATAATCGCAACGGTACTTCTCTGGAAACCAAGCTACAAGATCAACTAGACGGAATTGAACTTGCCATTGATGGATTAGATGACGACTTTTACGTTATTGCTCAATCTAACCCACAATTATTGAATGACGTCTGGGCTCAGTATCAATTGATGGTATTCACGATCAAAACAGAGATCTCTTCTGCCTTGAATGTGACCATTAGTTATGTAGATTCCGACGGCGATTAA
- a CDS encoding alpha/beta fold hydrolase translates to MSSYLSHRGTPIHYTECGRGSVVILLHGFLESTQMWNDYAQELSNKYRVICIDLPGHGKSGCFGYVHSMEEMAETVKVVADHLRLKRYHMVGHSMGGYVALAFGELYPDIPKSITLFHSTTYPDSEAKKVDRDRAIQVVKKSPDALIKVSIPNLFRAKSRKLYKAQIANMIAEARKMPVQGIIAALEGMKERPDREALLHLSPIPFCIIAGKKDTVLPIEKMEEQMRAPRVLDRLITENGHMGFIEDRDLCLETLSYFIEDIERH, encoded by the coding sequence ATGAGCTCCTATCTATCTCATAGAGGAACCCCTATTCACTATACAGAGTGCGGTAGGGGTTCTGTCGTAATTTTGCTTCACGGTTTCTTGGAATCCACTCAGATGTGGAACGATTACGCCCAAGAGCTATCGAATAAGTACCGAGTAATTTGCATTGATCTGCCAGGCCATGGCAAAAGTGGATGCTTTGGATATGTACATTCCATGGAAGAGATGGCTGAAACGGTAAAGGTCGTAGCCGATCACCTCCGCCTAAAGCGGTACCACATGGTAGGTCATAGCATGGGTGGATATGTGGCCTTGGCCTTTGGAGAACTCTATCCAGACATCCCGAAGAGCATCACCCTATTCCACTCTACAACCTATCCCGATTCGGAGGCAAAAAAGGTGGATCGTGACCGAGCGATTCAAGTGGTGAAAAAATCTCCCGATGCACTCATCAAGGTATCTATCCCGAACCTGTTCCGAGCAAAATCGCGCAAACTCTATAAAGCCCAAATTGCGAACATGATTGCCGAGGCCAGAAAAATGCCCGTTCAAGGCATTATCGCAGCCTTAGAGGGGATGAAGGAACGTCCAGATAGGGAAGCACTTCTCCATTTATCGCCTATTCCATTCTGCATCATCGCCGGAAAAAAAGATACGGTTCTCCCCATTGAAAAAATGGAGGAACAAATGCGTGCACCTCGCGTGTTAGACCGACTGATTACAGAAAACGGTCACATGGGTTTCATCGAGGATCGCGACCTTTGCCTTGAAACCCTGAGTTATTTTATTGAAGACATCGAAAGACATTAG
- a CDS encoding Hpt domain-containing protein: MLREGTYHNLAALQTVTEGDAEFEAILITTFVNEAPGIVESMESAYNDGDLETTGRQAHSLKPNAQMFGIDSIHEDLLFIEGCGKEDRDDDQLPALIQRVKNVVLQVVKELS, translated from the coding sequence ATGCTAAGAGAAGGAACATATCATAATCTTGCTGCTCTCCAAACAGTTACGGAAGGCGATGCAGAGTTTGAAGCGATATTGATCACCACTTTTGTGAACGAAGCTCCAGGAATTGTCGAGTCAATGGAGTCGGCGTATAACGATGGAGATCTAGAAACCACAGGTCGTCAGGCTCACAGCTTGAAGCCAAATGCCCAAATGTTTGGTATAGACAGTATTCACGAAGATTTGCTCTTCATTGAGGGTTGCGGTAAGGAAGATCGGGACGACGATCAATTACCAGCTCTGATTCAAAGAGTTAAAAATGTTGTGCTTCAGGTTGTGAAAGAGCTGTCATGA
- a CDS encoding SDR family oxidoreductase: protein MNLDLNGKTALVGGSTQGIGWASACELASMGARVVLIARNEEKLRARVSELPQVSGVSHDYIVADYTEPQVVAKNVQSWLEANGPIQILINNTGGPAAGPAHLADAQDYVAAFNLHLVNNQNLVQLLLPGMKESGYGRVVNVISTSVKIPLNGLGVSNTIRGAVANWSKTLANELGAFGITVNNVLPGATETERLTSIISNKSAKTGKSEAEVVAAMTGEVPMKRFAKPGEVANAVAFLASPAASYINGINIPVDGGRTGSL, encoded by the coding sequence ATGAACCTTGACTTAAACGGAAAGACGGCCCTCGTTGGAGGATCAACACAAGGAATCGGTTGGGCATCTGCCTGCGAGCTTGCCTCCATGGGTGCACGTGTGGTACTCATTGCTAGAAATGAAGAAAAGCTTCGCGCACGAGTGAGTGAGCTTCCGCAGGTTTCTGGCGTTTCTCATGATTACATCGTTGCGGATTACACGGAACCACAAGTGGTAGCTAAGAATGTACAGTCTTGGCTAGAGGCTAACGGCCCTATTCAAATTCTCATTAACAATACTGGCGGACCTGCAGCCGGCCCGGCTCACCTTGCCGATGCTCAAGACTATGTTGCGGCATTCAACTTGCATTTGGTGAATAATCAAAACCTCGTTCAGCTCCTCCTACCAGGGATGAAAGAAAGTGGTTATGGCCGAGTTGTGAATGTCATTTCTACATCTGTGAAAATTCCATTGAACGGCCTTGGTGTTTCCAATACCATTCGCGGAGCGGTAGCCAACTGGAGCAAGACGCTTGCCAACGAGCTAGGTGCATTTGGCATCACCGTCAACAACGTACTCCCTGGAGCCACAGAAACAGAGAGACTCACAAGTATCATCTCCAACAAATCCGCCAAAACGGGTAAAAGTGAAGCCGAAGTTGTGGCTGCAATGACGGGCGAAGTTCCCATGAAACGATTTGCAAAACCGGGCGAAGTTGCCAATGCTGTGGCCTTCCTCGCGTCTCCCGCCGCATCCTACATCAACGGGATCAATATCCCTGTAGACGGCGGAAGAACAGGCAGTTTATAA
- a CDS encoding aldehyde dehydrogenase, translating into MDIQNFINGKYQDPIGDAWLENINPATGEVYGRIPDSDERDVELAVQAAQAAFPIWSSMSIQERSAILMKVSEGIEKRLPELAAAESKDNGKPLKLATRVDIPRARDNFAFFATAILHDSAETHDMGESGFNYTTRKPIGVAACISPWNLPLYLFTWKIAPALASGNTVVAKPSEVTPVTAALLGEICNEAGMPAGVLNIIHGLGGRVGTPLTEHPNVPVISFTGGTQTGAAIARIAAPKFKKLSLELGGKNPNIIFADCDFDDMLKTTVQSSFANQGQICLCGSRIFIERPIYEKFKQAFIEKVSKLKVGPPSEDSSQIGALVSEPHLNKVMSYIKLAEEEGGTILTGGERVKLDGEHANGYYLRPTVIEGLEYTCRTNQEEIFGPVVTLTPFDSEEEVLTMANSTTYGLAATIWTSNLKRAHRVASRVESGIIWVNCWLVRDLRTPFGGMKNSGVGREGGFEALHFFTETRNVCVKL; encoded by the coding sequence ATGGATATCCAAAACTTCATAAACGGCAAGTACCAAGATCCTATCGGTGATGCTTGGCTCGAGAACATCAACCCAGCAACGGGTGAGGTTTACGGAAGAATACCCGACAGTGATGAACGCGATGTAGAGCTCGCAGTACAAGCAGCCCAAGCCGCCTTCCCTATCTGGTCTTCCATGAGCATTCAAGAGCGCTCTGCCATCCTTATGAAGGTGTCTGAAGGCATTGAAAAACGCCTTCCAGAATTGGCTGCAGCAGAATCGAAAGACAACGGTAAGCCCTTAAAGTTGGCTACTCGAGTGGACATCCCAAGAGCGCGTGACAATTTCGCCTTCTTCGCGACGGCTATTTTACACGACTCTGCAGAAACCCACGATATGGGCGAAAGCGGCTTCAACTACACCACTCGCAAACCGATTGGTGTTGCGGCCTGTATTTCTCCTTGGAACTTACCTCTATACTTATTCACCTGGAAGATTGCACCAGCGCTTGCTTCTGGAAACACAGTAGTGGCAAAACCCAGCGAAGTAACTCCGGTTACAGCAGCACTTCTAGGAGAAATCTGTAACGAAGCAGGAATGCCTGCAGGTGTTCTCAATATCATTCACGGATTGGGCGGACGAGTAGGAACACCTCTTACCGAACATCCTAATGTGCCTGTGATTTCATTTACAGGAGGAACACAAACCGGCGCTGCCATTGCACGAATCGCCGCACCAAAGTTCAAGAAATTGTCGTTGGAGCTTGGAGGTAAGAACCCGAACATCATTTTTGCCGACTGCGATTTTGATGACATGTTGAAGACGACTGTTCAAAGCAGCTTTGCCAATCAAGGTCAAATTTGCCTTTGCGGATCTAGAATCTTTATCGAACGTCCGATCTATGAAAAGTTCAAACAGGCCTTTATTGAAAAAGTGAGTAAATTGAAGGTAGGACCGCCTAGTGAAGACTCTTCACAAATTGGCGCGTTAGTATCAGAACCTCACCTGAACAAAGTGATGAGCTACATCAAACTTGCGGAAGAAGAAGGTGGAACCATACTTACGGGTGGAGAGCGAGTTAAACTCGATGGTGAACACGCGAATGGCTATTACTTGAGACCAACTGTAATTGAAGGACTAGAATACACATGCCGAACCAATCAAGAAGAAATTTTTGGTCCGGTTGTAACCCTAACTCCCTTTGATTCAGAAGAAGAAGTTTTAACCATGGCTAACAGCACGACCTATGGGCTTGCTGCTACCATTTGGACTTCGAACCTTAAGCGAGCTCATCGTGTTGCTTCTCGTGTTGAATCTGGAATTATCTGGGTCAACTGCTGGCTCGTACGTGATTTGCGAACTCCGTTTGGCGGAATGAAAAATTCCGGCGTAGGTAGAGAAGGGGGATTTGAAGCCCTTCATTTCTTTACGGAGACCAGAAACGTATGCGTTAAATTATGA
- a CDS encoding HTTM domain-containing protein has translation MPKSPRYTHLAPLALLRFSFGVLMFIALLRSLLNGWVYELFIEPEFHFSFYGFEWVKPFGQWTYLLWGLAMISAVGVALGYFYRLCIILFTLSFTYIELMDVAYYLNHYYFVSVLAFALCWLPAERYGSMDAWLGRVKSSDFAPRWTLTLPRILVSILYFYAGIAKMNSDWLLNGQPLKMWLPSSYDLPILGAFADEPWLPFVFAWAGMLYDTTIWIFLWWKKTRKYAYITVILFHLLTAAFFPAIGVFPYVMIVITLVFFDAPFQLIMGKIFPSAPGKNRAYRPWNPPLAKLILPLFLAFQILFPLRFLLYPGELFWTEEGYRFSWRVMLMEKSGAAEFKVVDPKTNRYVWIDPSYHLNRTQEKQMVFQPDLILQFAHYLGEKYREAGVESPEVYVHSAVTLNARPAQPIIAENIDLMKVEDGWNSKTWITPWEGVIYGW, from the coding sequence ATGCCAAAATCCCCCCGCTACACCCATTTGGCGCCACTGGCTCTTCTTCGCTTCTCCTTTGGAGTGCTGATGTTCATTGCCCTATTACGTAGTCTTTTGAACGGCTGGGTGTACGAGCTCTTCATTGAACCTGAATTCCACTTTTCCTTTTATGGTTTTGAATGGGTAAAACCCTTTGGTCAATGGACCTACCTCCTCTGGGGGTTGGCTATGATCTCTGCGGTTGGTGTTGCCTTGGGATACTTCTATCGGCTGTGCATCATCCTCTTCACCCTTTCATTCACGTACATCGAATTGATGGACGTGGCCTATTACTTGAACCACTATTACTTCGTTTCGGTACTCGCCTTTGCCCTTTGCTGGCTTCCTGCGGAGCGGTACGGCAGTATGGACGCCTGGCTTGGAAGAGTGAAGTCGTCTGATTTTGCCCCTCGATGGACGCTAACCCTGCCTCGAATCTTAGTGAGCATTCTGTACTTCTATGCAGGAATTGCCAAAATGAATTCAGATTGGTTACTGAATGGTCAACCGCTTAAAATGTGGTTGCCATCGAGCTACGACCTTCCGATCTTAGGCGCTTTTGCGGATGAACCATGGTTGCCATTTGTCTTTGCTTGGGCCGGCATGCTGTACGATACCACAATTTGGATATTCTTGTGGTGGAAGAAAACTCGCAAGTACGCATACATCACTGTTATCTTATTCCACTTACTCACGGCTGCTTTCTTTCCTGCCATTGGTGTTTTTCCATATGTGATGATCGTGATTACACTCGTGTTCTTTGATGCTCCTTTCCAATTAATCATGGGAAAGATATTTCCTTCCGCACCTGGAAAAAATCGCGCTTATCGCCCTTGGAATCCACCACTCGCAAAACTCATTCTCCCCCTCTTCTTAGCCTTTCAAATCTTATTTCCCCTCCGGTTCTTACTTTATCCAGGAGAGTTATTCTGGACAGAAGAGGGATATCGCTTTTCTTGGAGGGTCATGTTGATGGAAAAATCAGGAGCCGCCGAATTTAAAGTTGTCGATCCAAAGACGAATCGATACGTATGGATTGACCCCTCCTATCATCTCAACAGGACGCAAGAGAAACAAATGGTCTTTCAACCCGACCTCATCTTGCAATTTGCACACTATTTAGGCGAAAAATATCGCGAAGCCGGAGTGGAATCACCCGAGGTATATGTTCATTCTGCCGTAACTTTGAACGCTCGTCCAGCACAACCCATCATTGCAGAAAACATCGACTTGATGAAGGTTGAAGATGGCTGGAATTCAAAGACATGGATTACTCCATGGGAAGGTGTGATATATGGTTGGTAG